In Cryptomeria japonica chromosome 10, Sugi_1.0, whole genome shotgun sequence, a genomic segment contains:
- the LOC131059815 gene encoding early nodulin-93-like: MGIAIDAREWWAVRRRDISMASMPSLLNSNTPNNISQHRAKQYSHDGVKAGAKAATIAFIASAIPVVMGARTIPWARANLKYAAQAHIISLVTGAAYFVVADKTILASARKNSFEKLPSHVEFPL, translated from the exons ATGGGTATTGCAATTGATGCAAGGGAGTGGTGGGCAGTGAGGAGGCGGGACATAAGCATGGCTTCCATGCCTTCTCTTCTCAACAGCAACACCCCTAATAACATTTCTCAACACAGAGCAAAGCAATACTCACACG ACGGGGTGAAAGCAGGGGCGAAGGCAGCGACAATTGCATTTATAGCATCTGCAATCCCCGTG GTGATGGGAGCACGGACCATTCCTTGGGCAAGGGCGAATCTCAAATATGCAGCTCAGGCACATATCATCTCTTTAG TCACTGGAGCAGCCTATTTCGTTGTAGCAGACAAGACCATTTTGGCCTCTGCACGGAAGAACTCTTTTGAGAAACTTCCAAGTCATGTCGAATTTCCCCTGTAA